The Changchengzhania lutea genomic sequence GTGGCTCCTGTTTCCAACAGAACAAAAAAGACGGGGCCAATGGTGAAAGCAAGTAAAATACCAAATGGAATGGCTGCTAAAATGTCGTCAAGCATGTTGAAAAGGGTGTTTCTACAAAGTAAAGAAATATTTAAAACTTATAGAAGCTTTACCTATACAAATGAAAAAGCGTGTGATTTTAAAATCACACGCTTTAAAACAAACTTAAGTATTTACTAAACTATTGTTTTACTAGCTTAAGGCTACTAGCGCCATTAGCTTTTTTTACTTGAGCAAAATATAATCCTGCTTTCAAACTAGCCCCTTCTATAGTGGCTTCGTTAGAATTAGGAGCTATAGATAATACGTTTTTACCTAAAATATCGAATACCTTAATTGATGAGATGTTCTCGCTTTTAGTTTTCACTGTCCGACTGTTTTTTGTTGGATTAGGGAAAAGACTAAATAACTGCACATTGAAATTTTCTGCACTCGCAGTAGCTGTTTGTGTAATATTATCATAGTAAAAGGTTGAAGTACTTGAACCGTCTCCCAATGTACCATTATTTGGTAAAAAAGTTAATTTATCATAAATTGTAGCTGTTCCAGTAAAATCGTAAACTAGCGTTTCCCATGCACCACTTACCGTTGTAAATCGGGAAATATCACCGGTATTAATCGCTCCGTTAGCTGCGTCTTCTAATTTAAAATCAATTTTTGTACCAACTGGAGCGTCAGTCCAAATTATATATTTGATATACGGGTTAGTAGAAAAATCAATTTTACTAGGCACAGTTACAAATGCACCTGCCCAAACTTGACCGCCATTTCTAACCAATTCAGCAATCGTAGCGCTGGAATTGCCTGTTTGTTGTGCTACTGGGTGTAGCAATTTCAGTTGCCGTACAACCATCAAAACCAAAAAAGTCAGTAAAGGTTTCAAAATCAATTGTTGCAAATTGAGC encodes the following:
- a CDS encoding T9SS type A sorting domain-containing protein → MLHPVAQQTGNSSATIAELVRNGGQVWAGAFVTVPSKIDFSTNPYIKYIIWTDAPVGTKIDFKLEDAANGAINTGDISRFTTVSGAWETLVYDFTGTATIYDKLTFLPNNGTLGDGSSTSTFYYDNITQTATASAENFNVQLFSLFPNPTKNSRTVKTKSENISSIKVFDILGKNVLSIAPNSNEATIEGASLKAGLYFAQVKKANGASSLKLVKQ